CCGGAACCGCAGACGGCGTGAAAGCCCCAGCCGGTTCGACTTGAGGGGCTCGCTGCGCGCCTCGCTCGCTGCGTTCGCTTCGGTGCTTGCATCGCCCGTCTACGTCGAACCGGCTGCCCCTTTCATTCCCACCCGCACAGACTGGTCGGTCAGTAGAAACGGGCGGGAACGAAAGGGGCGACCGTCTCGGCGACAGCCGGGGAGGCAAGCACCGCAGCCGAGTGAAACGAGGCGAGGCGCGCAGCGAGCCGCCCGAGCCGAGACGGTCGGGGCTTTCACGCTGTTTTGCACTGCGATACCCACGGCGCTCGCGGTCGCGGTTCGGTCGGTATTTGTTGGGGCGGTCGCGGTTCGGTCGGGGACTGTGGCGACTACTCCTCCCGTTCCTCGGGGGTGTAGGTCTCCACTTCCAGCGCGTGGATGTCTGTGGTCATGCGGTCGCCCAGGGCGTCGTAGACCATCTGGTGGCGGTCGACGAGCGACTCGTCGGCGAAGGCGGGCGAGACGACGGTGGCGGCGAGGTGGTCGTCGTCGTCGGCACCGCGGGCGCGAGTGACGGTCGCCGCCGCGTCGGGGATCGACTCCTCGATGAGGGACTCGATGTCGCCGAGTTGCATGCCCGGACGGAGGCGACCGAGCCGAAAAACGCTTGTCACTGTCCCTTCGGGAGACGGGAGTTTGATACGGCCCCACCGCCTCCCCTCGCGTGGCGGCGATGACGAATGGTTACCCCTCCGAGCCCCTTGTGACGACACGGGACTCCGAGCCGCCACGACCGACCCGTGAGCGACGGCGCCGCGCTCCCGGCTCCTCACACCAGTACGTCGACCTCGTACCCCTCCTCGCGCAGCGCTTCCAGCAGCGCATCGGCGTGGTCCGGTCCCTTGGTCTCTAGATCTAGCTCCACCTCGGCGGCGTTCATGGCCACGTCCTTGCCGGTGCGGTCGTGCTCGATGGCGTGGATGTTCGCGCGGGCGTCGCTGATGATCTCGACGAGCCGTTCGAGCTCGCCGGGCCGGTCCTTGAGGATCGTGCGGACCCGCAGGTAGCGACCGGTCTCGACGAGCCCGCGCATGATCACGGTGGTGAGGACGTTCAGGTCGATGTTGCCGCCGCAGAGACACGGGACGATCACCTCGTCGTCCTCGTAGTCGAACTTGCCTTCGAGCAGCGCCGCCAGCGGCACCGCGCCGGCGCCCTCGACGAGGGTCTTGCCGCGTTCGAGCAGCGTCGTCAGCGCGACCGCGGTCTCGGCGTCGGAGACGGTGACGACCTCGTCGACGCGCTCGCGGATGACCTCGAAGGTCCCCTCGCCCACTTTCCGGGTGGCGATGCCGTCGGCGATGGTGTCGACGTGCTCCCGTTCGACGATCTCGCCCTTCCGCAGGGAGTCGGCGACGCTGGAGGCGCCTTCGGCCTGGACGCCGACGATGCGGGTGTCCGGATTCTTGGCCTTGACGGCCGTGGCGATGCCGGAGATGAGGCCGCCGCCGCCGATCGGGACGAGGAGGGTCTCGACCTCGGGCAGTTCTTCGAGGACTTCGAGGCCGATGGTGCCCTGGCCGGCCATCACCATCGGGTCGTCGAAGGCGTGGACGTAGACCCGGTCCTCCGCGCGTTCGATCTCGTGGGCTCGCTCGGCGGCCTCGTCGTAGTCGGCGCCGTCGAGGACGACCTCGGCGCCGTAGTTGCGGGTGGCCTTGACCTTCGAGACGGGGGCGTGCTCGGGCATGACGATCTTCGAGTCGACGCCGATGCGGGTGGCGGCGAGCGCGACGCCCTGGGCGTGGTTGCCCGCGGAGGCGGTGACGACGCCGGCGGCCTGCTGTTCGTCCGAGAGGGTGGCGATCTTGTTGGTGGCGCCGCGGATCTTGAACGACCCCGTCCGCTGGAACGTCTCCAGTTTCAGGTGGACGTCGGCGCCGGTCATCGACGAGAAGGTGTGGGAGTAATCCAGCGGTGTGTGCCGGGCGGTCGCCGCGACCCGCTCGCGCGCGTCCAGCACGTCCGCGAGTTCGATCATACCACCGTTACCGCTCGACGGGAGTTAGATGTACGGGAACGAGCGTGTGACGCCGGCGACTACCGGGCGGCGACATTCGACGGCGAGCCACGCGCAGTGAACGAGGGTTTTCGGGGGTCGACGGCGACGACGCCCGGCGTCACCGAGAGAGGAACCGTTCGATGCGGACGCCCGTTTCGGGGAGCGTGATCGCGTAGGACACGCGGTCGGACCGATAAGTCCCGAACGGCTGATATTTCGCCTTCGCGTGGGCCGTCCCTTCGAGGACGGACCGGTCGGCGGGCATCGAGATCGTCATCACGGCCCACCGGGAGCCGTATTCGACTCCTCGCGGGCGGTGGTACACCCAGTACGGGTCGTTGCGGTAGTGGTTCATCGCTCTGACCGACGTGACGGTCCTCGTGAAGCTGACCGCCTTCTCGACGCCGCCGCCGACCGAGACCTTGCCGGGCACGAGTTCGAGCCCGGCGTTCAGCCAGTACTTCTCGTCGACGGTCCACTGTTCGATCCGGTCGGCCGCCCAGCCGTGGTCGGGGGCCAACCCGAGCGCGATGGCGTCCGGCGTCTCCAGATCGAAGTGCACCGCGACGGACTCGTACCCCGCGTACCACGGCGGCTGACCGATCGTGAACGGGATCGCCAGCAGGTAGTAGTCGTACCGGGGGTCGGAGTCGAACGGGAAGGTCTCGGGGTCTAACGCCTCCACGCGGGAGTGGCCGAAGTTGATCCGTCGCGCTCGCGTCGACGGAGCGGCCTGCTGGGTCGGCCGCTCGACGGCCGAGACCGGCTGGGACTGCTGGGCTATCGTCGCGGGCGCTTCGGCGGCCGTCGCGGACGCCGCTCGGCCGAACTGCTGACCCAGCGGCGGCGTCGGGACCACGAGCCGTCCGACAGCCGCGTCGTCGACGATCGGTACACCGCCGAGTTCGACCTCGTCGTACCCCGGTTCGCCCGTCGCTCGGACGCCGTACCCGTCCACCTCCGCTTTCGCCTCCGCCGTCGCCGCTGTCGTCTCCTCGAATTGCTGTGCGCACATATCCATCGTACTGTTCGAACAGCTGTCACATTCGGTTCGTGCTTGCCAACGCAGGGGTATCGATGGGGAGACCGACCGGGATAGAGCTACGTCGCGTTGGCGGGCTGGTCGTCGGAACGGTCGTCTGTGCCAGTCCTCTCATCGACAGCTTCAACGGGGGCGAGTCCTCAGAGCGGTCAATGTCGGCCGCGAGCGCGCGCGAGCGCGGACTCGACGTCTGGCGGCGAGTGCTCTCGCTGTCGTGG
This DNA window, taken from Halosimplex litoreum, encodes the following:
- the ilvA gene encoding threonine ammonia-lyase, with product MIELADVLDARERVAATARHTPLDYSHTFSSMTGADVHLKLETFQRTGSFKIRGATNKIATLSDEQQAAGVVTASAGNHAQGVALAATRIGVDSKIVMPEHAPVSKVKATRNYGAEVVLDGADYDEAAERAHEIERAEDRVYVHAFDDPMVMAGQGTIGLEVLEELPEVETLLVPIGGGGLISGIATAVKAKNPDTRIVGVQAEGASSVADSLRKGEIVEREHVDTIADGIATRKVGEGTFEVIRERVDEVVTVSDAETAVALTTLLERGKTLVEGAGAVPLAALLEGKFDYEDDEVIVPCLCGGNIDLNVLTTVIMRGLVETGRYLRVRTILKDRPGELERLVEIISDARANIHAIEHDRTGKDVAMNAAEVELDLETKGPDHADALLEALREEGYEVDVLV
- a CDS encoding BolA family protein — its product is MQLGDIESLIEESIPDAAATVTRARGADDDDHLAATVVSPAFADESLVDRHQMVYDALGDRMTTDIHALEVETYTPEEREE